Proteins encoded by one window of Primulina huaijiensis isolate GDHJ02 chromosome 1, ASM1229523v2, whole genome shotgun sequence:
- the LOC140988441 gene encoding UBP1-associated protein 2B-like translates to MARKRKARAVEAPQEPEPEPEPEPEPDTEPDPVQLEEAEQEQIVTEEAQQIVEEDPGIGEGEVGDEAVAEEQEEEELDEGDGEAEEEEGEGEGEGGEGEEEKEDDAVFENNEQESETTGKLLVDDALTNGGETEGQEEEDEGELEEEPLEKLLDPFSKDQLARLIKDAVDKHPDIMEDVNKLANADPSHRKIFVHGLGWNSNTELITSVFGKFGEIEDCKVVMDKNSGKAKGYAFVLYKNRDGARRALLKPQKMMEGRITSCQLASAGPVQAPPPTVVATVAVPPPSEYTQRKIYVSNVSAELDVPKLVEFFSKFGEIEEGPLGLDKETGKPRGFCLFVFKTLEGAKRALEEPHKKFEGQILHCQKAVDGPKISKASLNFQHTQPLQQQIRPQHHHHNHNRHQGQLGHYHHAAKRGKFGGGRGGMRHAGGHLMAPSGGTTAPAVGFGHAVPPAAIGQAVAALLATQGASLGIGNLLGGIGTGVNQQGGPPMMSNAAYAGQAGASSYVGQPGMQGGYVTQQQMGQGGVRPHQGGAPYMGHGH, encoded by the coding sequence ATGGCCAGGAAGCGAAAAGCCCGAGCCGTCGAAGCTCCTCAAGAGCCTGAGCCTGAGCCTGAGCCTGAGCCGGAGCCGGATACGGAGCCTGATCCGGTACAACTCGAGGAAGCAGAGCAGGAACAAATCGTTACGGAGGAGGCCCAACAAATCGTAGAGGAAGATCCAGGTATCGGGGAAGGAGAAGTCGGTGATGAAGCAGTAGCAGAGGAGCAGGAGGAAGAGGAATTAGATGAGGGAGATGGAGaagcagaagaagaagaaggagaAGGAGAAGGAGAAGGAGGAGAAGGAGAGGAGGAGAAAGAAGACGACGCTGTGTTTGAGAATAATGAGCAGGAGAGTGAAACTACGGGGAAGTTACTTGTGGATGATGCCTTGACGAATGGAGGTGAAACTGAAGGGCAGGAGGAGGAAGATGAAGGAGAGTTGGAGGAAGAGCCATTGGAGAAGCTTCTTGACCCTTTTTCCAAGGACCAGCTGGCTCGTTTGATCAAGGATGCGGTGGACAAACACCCTGACATCATGGAGGATGTGAACAAGTTGGCGAACGCTGACCCTTCACACCGCAAAATATTCGTGCACGGCCTTGGATGGAATTCGAATACTGAGCTGATTACTTCTGTGTTCGGTAAGTTCGGAGAAATCGAGGATTGTAAGGTTGTCATGGACAAGAATTCTGGGAAAGCCAAGGGTTATGCTTTCGTCCTCTATAAGAACCGTGATGGGGCCCGTCGTGCTTTGTTGAAGCCACAGAAGATGATGGAGGGTCGAATAACTTCATGCCAATTGGCCTCTGCAGGTCCAGTTCAGGCTCCTCCCCCGACTGTGGTGGCCACTGTCGCGGTACCACCTCCATCTGAGTACACTCAGCGGAAAATTTATGTGAGCAATGTATCAGCTGAGCTTGATGTTCCGAAACTGGTGGAGTTCTTTTCCAAATTTGGGGAGATTGAAGAAGGGCCTTTGGGGTTGGATAAAGAAACTGGAAAGCCAAGAGGGTTCTGTTTGTTTGTTTTCAAAACTCTAGAGGGTGCCAAGAGGGCATTGGAAGAGCCGCACAAGAAGTTTGAAGGTCAAATTCTGCATTGCCAGAAAGCAGTAGATGGGCCTAAAATTTCTAAGGCTTCTCTAAACTTTCAGCATACTCAACCACTACAGCAGCAGATACGGCCTCAGCATCACCATCACAATCACAATCGTCACCAGGGGCAGTTGGGGCATTACCATCATGCTGCAAAGAGGGGCAAGTTTGGAGGGGGCCGGGGAGGCATGAGGCACGCAGGTGGACACTTAATGGCGCCCAGTGGAGGGACAACTGCGCCTGCAGTGGGGTTTGGCCATGCAGTTCCCCCTGCCGCGATTGGACAGGCTGTAGCTGCTTTGTTGGCAACTCAGGGGGCTAGCTTAGGGATTGGTAATTTGCTTGGAGGGATTGGAACAGGTGTGAATCAGCAGGGAGGTCCACCGATGATGAGTAATGCAGCTTACGCAGGTCAGGCTGGTGCTAGTAGCTATGTAGGACAGCCTGGGATGCAAGGAGGTTATGTTACCCAGCAGCAGATGGGTCAGGGTGGCGTTAGGCCACATCAGGGTGGTGCTCCCTACATGGGTCATGGTCACTAG